The following coding sequences are from one Triticum dicoccoides isolate Atlit2015 ecotype Zavitan chromosome 4A, WEW_v2.0, whole genome shotgun sequence window:
- the LOC119285780 gene encoding 14-3-3-like protein GF14-D, with the protein MSPAEQTRDESVYMAKLAEQAERYEEMVEFMERVAKATGGAGPGEELSVEERNLLSVAYKNVIGARRASWRIISSIEQKEEGRGNDAHAATIRSYRSKIEAELAKICDGILALLDSHLVPSAGAAESKVFYLKMKGDYHRYLAEFKSGGERKEAAESTMNAYKAAQDIALVDLAPTHPIRLGLALNFSVFYYEILNSPDRACNLAKQAFDEAISELDSLGEESYKDSTLIMQLLRDNLTLWTSDTNEDDVDEIKEAPAPKESGDGQ; encoded by the exons ATGTCGCCGGCGGAGCAGACGCGAGACGAGAGCGTCTACATGGCCAAGCTTGCGGAGCAGGCCGAGCGCTACGAGGAGATGGTGGAGTTCATGGAGCGCGTCGCGAAGGCCACCGGCGGGGCAGGGCCCGGGGAGGAGCTATCCGTCGAGGAGCGCAACCTGCTCTCTGTGGCTTACAAGAATGTCATCGGGGCCCGGCGCGCGTCCTGGAGGATCATCTCCTCCATCGAGCAGAAGGAGGAAGGTCGGGGCAACGACGCGCACGCCGCTACCATCCGCTCCTACCGCAGCAAGATCGAGGCCGAGCTCGCAAAGATCTGTGACGGCATCCTCGCCCTGCTTGATTCCCACCTCGTGCCATCCGCCGGAGCTGCCGAGTCCAAAGTCTTCTATCTCAAGATGAAGGGCGACTACCACAG GTACCTTGCAGAGTTTAAGTCTGGTGGGGAGAGGAAGGAAGCCGCCGAGAGCACCATGAACGCGTACAAAGCTGCTCAG GATATCGCCCTAGTAGATTTGGCTCCAACACACCCCATCAGGCTTGGGCTTGCACTCAACTTTTCTGTGTTCTACTATGAGATCTTGAACTCCCCTGACCGTGCCTGCAACCTTGCAAAACAA GCCTTTGACGAGGCTATATCAGAGCTGGACAGTTTAGGCGAGGAATCCTACAAGGACAGCACTTTAATCATGCAGCTCCTGCGTGACAATTTGACTCTATGGACATCCGACACCAAT GAGGATGACGTTGATGAGATTAAGGAAGCCCCAGCTCCAAAAGAATCTGGAGACGGACAGTGA